The sequence below is a genomic window from Acetobacter vaccinii.
CCAACGGCACCACCGTGGGCGGCCACTTCGTGGCGGGTGCTGGTGGCGATCAGGTCAACCGAGATATTGTCGGTGATGAAGTATTCAACCGTCAGTTCCGGCATGGCCTGGTTGGTGGTGGACAGGTGCGTGCCATTCAGCAGAACCTGCGAATTGCCACGGCCATTCGGGCCACCGGGTGTCAACCACACCTTGCTGTCACGGTCCTGCGGCAGGACGCCAACAGCCGACAGACGGACCATGATGTCACCACGGCCAAGGCCGATCTTGGTGCTGGCGCACGTTTCAAAAATGCCACAGTGGCCTCTGTGCTGCGGCGCATCAGGGATATGGCTCATCACCGGGGCGTTGACGTAGGCTGCGTTGCCAGCCGTCTGGGCCTGGGCGGTACCAGCCATGGCAGCCACACCGGCAACCATCGCTGTAAAGAGGGAACGGAGCTTGACCATACCTGTTGTCTCTTCCACTGCACGTAAATGTTCTGAGAGCGGAGAAATCACGCTTACGGTTACCATCACCTTGATTTAGATCAAGGTACCTGACAGCAGCGGGTATTCCTCAAAAGGCTGTGGCATTTTAACAACAATCCGTGTGTGACACCGCCAGCCCCGCGCAACCCTGCACCGCCCCATGCCGGTCACGGCTGTCATTGATTTATGTCAAGGAATTGGCAATAACTACTGCCGGTTTACTTCTTTTTCTGCCGGGGCGTGGGCGGCCGCCCAGTCACACTCCGGCCCGCGGATTTTACAGCATGGCACAGCCCACCCCGACACCGGCCTTTCCTCTTTCGGGCAA
It includes:
- a CDS encoding OmpW/AlkL family protein, translated to MVKLRSLFTAMVAGVAAMAGTAQAQTAGNAAYVNAPVMSHIPDAPQHRGHCGIFETCASTKIGLGRGDIMVRLSAVGVLPQDRDSKVWLTPGGPNGRGNSQVLLNGTHLSTTNQAMPELTVEYFITDNISVDLIATSTRHEVAAHGGAVGSTFDVGSAWVLPPTLTFAWHFMPHKRFNPYAGVGVTAMWFHSMHGANNMKLNSGFTGGPSVNVGFDYQVVGNWFFNADVKQMFVRMHAWEKGGILDTAYGNGAHIRAHESLDPTVVSAGIAYRF